In one Cervus elaphus chromosome 9, mCerEla1.1, whole genome shotgun sequence genomic region, the following are encoded:
- the LOC122700760 gene encoding olfactory receptor 14A16-like: MDNFTSRSTFFLMGFSDIREIQIFHAVLFLLIYLAALLGNLLIITLTTKDHCLHTPMYFFLKNLSFLDVGLISIPVPKSIMNSLTNDNTISFLGCVSQVFFFFLLATTEVALLTVMSYDRYIAICHPLRYDIIMSHGACVQMAASSWLSGSLNAILHTVFTFSIPMCGSPEVHQFFCDVPQLLSLACSFNTGELVVIGLSLVLDFGCFVFIDISYIHIFSTVRRIPSRQGRSKAFSTCLPHLLVVTLFLSSGYFAYLRPLPKSPSLLDLLISVFYTVVPPTMNPLIYSLRNKDMKMALRKLKITGYFQSN; encoded by the coding sequence ATGGACAACTTTACCTCTAGGAGCACATTTTTTCTTATGGGATTCAGTGATATTCGGGAGATCCAGATCTTTCATGCTGTGCTCTTTTTGCTAATTTACCTGGCAGCCCTGCTTGGGAATCTTCTTATCATCACACTTACCACCAAGGATCATTGCCTCCACACGCCAATGTACTTCTTCCTGAAGAACTTATCCTTTCTGGATGTTGGCCTCATTTCCATCCCTGTCCCCAAATCCATCATGAACTCTCTGACTAATGACAACACCATTTCGTTCCTTGGATGTGTTTCacaggtatttttctttttcctcttagcCACTACAGAAGTAGCGCTACTTACAGTCATGTCCTATGACCGCTATATTGCCATCTGCCACCCACTCAGGTATGACATTATCATGAGCCATGGAGCCTGTGTGCAGATGGCTGCCTCTTCATGGCTCAGTGGAAGTCTCAATGCAATTCTGCACACAGTTTTTACCTTTTCCATACCCATGTGTGGATCTCCTGAAGttcatcagttcttctgtgatGTCCCACAACTGCTCTCTCTGGCTTGTTCATTTAACACTGGGGAATTAGTAGTCATTGGGCTCAGCCTAGTGCTAGATTTTGGCTGTTTTGTGTTTATTGATATATCTTACATTCACATCTTCTCCACTGTGCGAAGGATACCCTCCAGACAAGGCAGATCCAAAGCTTTCTCCACATGCTTGCCACACCTCCTTGTTGTGactttgtttctctcttctgGGTATTTTGCCTACTTACGCCCATTACCCAAATCTCCATCACTTTTGGATTTGTTAATTTCAGTATTCTATACTGTGGTGCCACCCACCATGAACCCCCTCATCTACAGCCTGAGAAATAAGGATATGAAGATGGCACTAAGGAAACTGAAAATAACTGGATATTTTCAATCAAATTAG